Below is a genomic region from Billgrantia tianxiuensis.
ACCGTATGGCTGGCAGTGGCGTTCAACAGGGCAGCATGGCGTGGCGCGCCCTGCAGCCCATCGACATAGCACACTGCCTTGCCGCCGCCCCGCGTGCTGGCAAACGCCTTGGAGAGCAGCGTGGCAGGTGCGTGGCGAGTGCCCGGTAGCGTGGTGGCAAACCAATCCAACAGCGCGCGGCGCGTTGCCCAATCCACCTCTGGAGGCAAAGGTCGGCGCTGCCACTCGTCCGCCACCCGTGCCAGGCATTCGATAGGATGGTTCATTGCGGTCACCTAACGAATCTCATCCAATGCACCGCCAATGACCCCAGCGGCTTTCAGGGCGTGAAGGTCATCCACTGAATAACCCAGGCTGGCGAGCAGTTCCGCCGTCTGGGCGCCGACCTTTTGCGGTGGAGACGTGATACGCCGCTCACCCGCAGACATCGTAAACGCCGAGATCGGCACGACCAGCGCACGCTCATCGTTCTCCTCGATGGGCTGGCTGTGCAACATGCCCCTCGCGCCGACGTGAGGGTCGGCCAGGGTTTCCTCCAGACGCCTGATCCTCGCCGCCGGAATGCGCCGCTCCTGCAGGAACGTCTCCCAGTAGTCCGCCGTCATGGTACCGATGATTTCAGCAATGACCTTGGCTTCTTCCTCATGGCTATCGAGGCGCTGGTTGTTGTTCTCCTTGATCATGTCCTCCCGCCCCAACGCCGTCCACAGACGCTTCTGCTGCGTCAGGTTGGACGCAGCAATCATCAACGGCTCATCGGAGGCGTGGTAACAACCGATCGTGGCGAAAGGAAACGTATTGCCCTTTGGCTCCGGCTTTTTTCCGTTCCACAGCAGTGCGGTCAAATAGGGACTTGTCAGCATCAGGGCCGTGTCCAGCATCGACACATCGATGAACTGCCCTTTCCCACCATTCCGCTCGCGCTGAAAAAGCGCCGAGGCAATGGAAAATGCCGCTGTCGTACCGGTGGCATAGTCGACGACTGGTGCACCGCTCTTGAGCGGTCCCGTCTGACGGTCTCCCGTCATTGCCATCATGCCCGAGAAGGCTTGAATGACATTATCGTAGGCCGTGAGCTCCCGGCGCGGCCCCGTGGAGCCAAAGGCAGAGATGGAACAGTAGATCAACGCCGGATTGATGGCGGCCAGATCTTCATATCCCAACCCAAGCTTTTCCAGGGCGCCCGGGCGGTAGTTCTCGACGAACACATCGGCCGTTGCCAACAGCCTCTTCATGATTCGTTGCCCTTCGGGCTTCTTGAAGTCGATGGCAACGGCCTTCTTGTTGCTGGCCTGGGACATGAATGCCGTACCCATGCCGATATCGTTCAGCTCCCTGTCAGACCCTTGCAGGCGCGCCTGGTCAGGGTCCGATGGCGACTCCACCTTGATGACATCCGCCCCCAGCACAGCGAGTTGATACGTCGCGAATGGGCCGGCCAGCACGTGGGTGGCATCAATGACACGAATGCCTTCAAAGGGGGGAGACATAGCACCTCTTCACATTGCAAAGTTATTCTCTGCCACAAGATTTGCGGGGCTAATAGCAACGTATACGAACGAGGGCTAGACGTGCACTGAAGAAAAATCAGGCCAAGGCTAACAAAATGTTGGCAGCGCTCCTCCCGGTTGAGCTGACCTCACAGAGGTTTTCGAGACATCAGGTCGTACAGATCTCAAAAAAGCGATAAATCAGATGGCCTAGCCAGTTTCCATGCTCCTCATAGAACCGATCCTCCTGCAACCCTGCTGCTCTCGCAGGTTTCTCTGTGTAATCAATCATTTGAAAGCCGACCACAAGGGTCCGACCACTAGCATCTGGACATAGGGGAACAATAAGCTGCATCATCAACTCTCTTATTCCTAAAACTACTCTACGAGTGATAAATTCGGCACCACCCAGGAACCATCAAGAAGTCTTAAAACTCACTTACCGGAAACTATATTAACCACCACCCACAAGACTAGAGTGTAAAAATGAAAAGGCCTTTTCATGGATAAAAAGCATGTTGACTGGGAATCTCTGGCTCTATTCATAACTGTCGCGCGTGAGCAGGGCTTGTCCGCAGCAGCCCGTCGGGTCGGCACGAGCGCTCCTACCCTCAGTCGCCGCATGCT
It encodes:
- a CDS encoding CaiB/BaiF CoA transferase family protein; protein product: MSPPFEGIRVIDATHVLAGPFATYQLAVLGADVIKVESPSDPDQARLQGSDRELNDIGMGTAFMSQASNKKAVAIDFKKPEGQRIMKRLLATADVFVENYRPGALEKLGLGYEDLAAINPALIYCSISAFGSTGPRRELTAYDNVIQAFSGMMAMTGDRQTGPLKSGAPVVDYATGTTAAFSIASALFQRERNGGKGQFIDVSMLDTALMLTSPYLTALLWNGKKPEPKGNTFPFATIGCYHASDEPLMIAASNLTQQKRLWTALGREDMIKENNNQRLDSHEEEAKVIAEIIGTMTADYWETFLQERRIPAARIRRLEETLADPHVGARGMLHSQPIEENDERALVVPISAFTMSAGERRITSPPQKVGAQTAELLASLGYSVDDLHALKAAGVIGGALDEIR